GCGATCAGGTAAGGCGACACCGCTTCTACGGCATTTCCCTGGTAACCATAAGTGGCAGACAGGTCGAATGAATTCAGCCATTTCACCCTTTGCATGAATTTCTCGTTCCCAACACGCCATCTTCCACCCACAGACCAAGTAGGCTGGAACTTTTTATTCTTATCCTGGCCAAAACGGTTGGAGGCATCCAGCCTTCCATTAAAGTTTATAATATAACGCTGATCAAAACCATATACAGCAGAGAAGTATTCACTCAGGTAATTACTTTCCTGGTTAACGATCCTTGAATTCAAACGCATGGATTCATGCAGGTTCTCCAAACCACTGCCCACAATAAAAGTGGGGGCAAGCGGAACGGGCGCATAACTTTCCCCGCGGTAACGCAGATAACCATAACGCGTGGCCGTGTTGCCCTCGGCAAGCGAAGACCTTGCTTCTACCCCTCCCTGCAGGATCATGTTATGGAGGTGGCCGAACTGTTTGTTATAGACGAGGCTGTTCCTGAAAGTATATCCTTTATTACTGGCAGCTTCCAGCTGTGCCAAGCCACCAAAAGGCAAGCGGCTGCTCAGCTCTTCCGGGGAATTGGACGGTACACTGCCAAATTCATATCCTCTTTTCTGTGTGATGAAATAGGATAATTCCGTAGCAAAGGATTTCACATTGGAAGAAGCAGTGGTATAAGACAGCAGCCCCTGGTATTCCAGGCCTTTCAGTACCTGCAACCTTACATCAACTGTGGAAGAAAGTGTGGTAGTCGTATTTTTTGTACCTGTATTATTAATTTCATTCTGAATATTATACAGGTAACTTGTTTTATTAGGAATGGATGTACTGCCTTCTCCTCTTTTCTCATGATAGAAGAGTGTTCCATCATCATTATACATCGGAATTGTTCTGGAGGTATTATAGGCATAATCAAACGGGCTCACACCATAGGTAAAACCATCTGTTTCCCTGATACTTCCATTCAGCATCAGGTTAACAGTAAGGCGGCTTCCGAACCGGAGTGTTGTATTAGAAGATGCCGTGAAAGTTTTCAGGTCATTCCCTTTCGCTTCCCCTTTCTGCTGCTGCATGCTAAAGGAAGTTCTGTTTACGATCCTGTCAGTACCACCGGCAATACTCACGTTATGGTTCTGGTTAAAGGTATTGCGGAACAATGCACTGAACCAGTCTGTATTCTGGTTTTCCATCTTCCTGTACCTTTCTGTATAGGTAGCAAAATCTATCGTTTTATCCTGTAACTGCTGGATCAATCCGCCATAACCTATTGGCAATACCTCATAAGTATAACTGTCACGGCCCTGGTACACCTCTTTGGAAAACTGCATCAGCTCCTGTGAGTTCATCAGGTCGTACGTACCATAGGTGGGTCTTTGGCCAACGGAAAAGCTACCGCTGTAGGAAACAGATAACTGCCCCGGCCGTGCTTTTTTGGTAGTGAGTACAATCACACCGTTAGCAGCCTGCGAGCCATAGATGGCAGTAGCAGAAGCATCTTTCAATACGGTGATATTATCAATGTCGTTAGGGTTCAGCCAGGAAATAGCATTAGAGGCAATTAATCGTAATTCTCCGGGATCTCCTGCCAGTGCGCCGCTGCCACTGGGAATAGGCAAAGGATCACGCTGGATCACGCCATCCACTACCCAAAGTGGTTCCTGGTTTCCGAGGATAGTGGAAGTACCACGGATACGGATCTTGGGAGTAGCACCAACCTGGCCGGATTGCACCATTACAGACATACCTGGTACCACGCCCTGCAACATCTGGTCAATACTGGTTTCACCACCTATCCTTATATCGTCTGCCTTCACGGAATACACAGCACCCACATACATGCCCTTGTTCACGTTCATATAACCTGTTACCACCACATCCTGCATCTCCAGCTCTTTTTTATTCAGCGTTACATTGATATTCACCATGTTCCCCTCTGAAGACTTTACACCGCCGGATTGTGCATTATTAACAGCATAGGCAGTATACCCCTTACCCGTTTTGCGGATCCCTATTTCCATGGTTTCATAACCCAGCATGGAAATAATCACAACAGCGTTTTCCGGAACCCGCAGAAAGGAAAATTCCCCGTTGGGGCCTGTACTGGTTCCACTGCTGGTATTTTTAATGCGTACGGAAACACCCTGCAATACCTCTCCCGTGGCTGAACGGATAACCCCTGAAATTTCGGCTGGCGGCGCCGGAATTTCCAGGAAGTTAACAGGCGGCACCACCTTACGGGAGAGCACAATCGTTTTATCTTTGATCAGATAACTAACAGGAAAGTCTTTCAGCACTATATCCAGCAAGTCTCTCAGCGGCATATCACGTACAGAAAGTGATACATGCTGTGCATCGTTGATGGTGTTTGTATTACTGAAAACAACATAACCTGTTTGCTGCTTGATAGCAGTGAATATTTTCTTTAAAGGAATCTCTTTACCGGATAGTGTAACGGTTTGTGCAAGGCCCGAAGCATTTGCCTGCAACATAACGGCTGTTAATAAAATGACAGTAAGTCGCATAGCCAACAAGATTTTGGTAAGGGGCCCATATTCCCCCGGACGATCGGGTGGGCAATAGCATTTTTTTTGCATAAATTGCAAGAGATTTGGTTGTTAATAAATGTGAATAGCAATAAACCGTTTAGAGACCAGCTAAGTCATCCACCGTCATGGCCGCAATCCGTGACGGTTTTTTTATCCAATAGCTGGCCTATCTATCTACTTTCAGGGGATAGTCAAATACAGCCTTTTCTGTAATTCTTCAGGTACTTATTTATTCAGCACGATCAGTTTGCGCCCTTCTACTCTGAAATCCACTTCTGTTCTTCTTAATATCTCCAGCAGGTCCGCTAATGCAATTTGCCTGCTCATTTCGCCCAGGAACCGGATATCCGGGATCCCATTTTCATATACAACATCTATATTATACCAGCGTTCCAGCTGTCTCATGACTTCTTCCAGGTGAGCGCCCTCAAAGTTGAACAACCCGTTCTTCCAGGCCATTACTTTTTCCAGGTCCTCATTATTGAGCACCTGTATTTCCTCTGTGGCTTTATGCATACCGATCCTTGCCTGCTGGCCGGGCTTCAGGATCACACCATCTGCCCGCGCTGAAGAGGGGATCGCTACTTTCACGCTTCCATTCAGCAGGGTTGTATTAATGGCTTCTTCATTTTCGTAGGCATTTACGTTAAACAACGTGCCTAGTACGCTTATTTCTGCTTTATTATTGACGGTTACGAGGAAAGGTTTGCGGGCATCTTTTGCAACTTCAAAACATGCCTCTCCGAAAACTTCTACTTTGCGTTCGTTTTCGGCAAATACGGTAGGATAACGAATGGAGCTGGCAGCATTCAGCCAGACTTTTGTACCATCAGGTAAAGTGACCCGGAACTGCCGTCCCTTAGGCGTGGTCATTTGATTGTACTGCATACCGGATGCATTTTCCCGGGCAGGATCGTAGATCAGTTGCCCGTTGGAGAGCACAACTGAAGTTCCGTTCTGCTGCGCAATAACACCATTTCCCAGGCTATCCAGTACTACTTCCCGGCCATCTGCCAGTGTAAGGATGGCACCTTCTTTACCGGGAGCGATGGTTACAGGATCCGCTGCAACCACTACAGGCGGCTGCTTTTGCTGATCTGTCAGCAACAGGTAGGTGCTTCCTGCCAGGAGCAATACAGCTGCCGCGGCAGCCCATTTCCATCTGCTGTGTACAATCCTGGCTGGCTTTTGAACAGGTTGACCGAATGCCGGTATCTGCTCGCGGATCTTAGCAGAGATACGGTCTGAATCATATGCATAGAAACGATGCAGGTTAGCTGTCAGCTGCTGCTGGTCGTTGATCTCATTAAAGAGTGAACGGTTGTTTTCGGATGAGTTGATCCACTCTTCCAATGCGCTATTCTCTTCAGCATTCAGGCTATTCTCGAGATGTTTGCCGATGAGGCCGGCTATGTAATGAATGTTTTCAGTCATGCTATACTACTAAAACAACTAACTCTTCTTTTTATACCGCCCTCTTTCAAAAAAAATTACCGCTGCAGCAGGAATAGTGCAAAAGCAAGCCCTGGCAGGGAAAGGAGCTCATTTTTCAGGAGGGCGGTACGGAGCAGGCTTATCCCTTTTGCCTTTTGGTTCAGAACCGTCTGGTAGGCCATATTTAACTCCTCCGCTATTTCCTGCGCCCGTTTTCCTTCAACAACAGACAGGCGGACCACCTGCCGGCATTGCGGAGGCAGTTTTTCGATCTCTCCGAAAATCACCTGCATCACTTCTGTTTTGATATAAGCGTTTTCCGCATCTATAGTAAAACGCTCCGCTCCTCTTTCTATGGAGTGGTGGATGTCGTCATGCCTTTTTTGTGCCTTAAGATAATTGAGTGCGGCATTCTTTGCTGCCGTGAAAAGGAAGGCCTTCAGCTGGCCAAGTGTGGGGAAGTTTTCTTTTCTTTGGAAAGCATTAATAAAGCATTCGGAAACAATATCTTCCGCAGCCATGGTATTGGAAATAAGCTGTTCCGTAAAAAAGCAGAGCGGCCGCATGTATAACTCATAGATCTGGTGCAGTGCTTTGTGTTCGCCCTGCTGAAAAGATGAGATCAGCGCCCTTTCCTCATATGCCTGGTTGATTGACAATACTTTATTTTAGATATATTCCGCTAAACTATAAAAACTAATCTAAGAAAAATGAATTATATTAAGGTGCAATGCAACTGGCCACGGATATATACCAGCGAATTGCCGCAGCCAGGGTTTTTATTGACAAAAACTATTATACGTCAATTGATCCTGAGCAGATTGCCAGGCAGGCTTTTCTCTCCCGGTTCCATCCGGACTTTCTCCCGCTCCCTGAATCAAAAGAACAGGTTTTGATCGCTCTCTTTTCAAAGATCAATAGGATATACAACTCTTCAGTAGTTATAGATATTGACCTTTCTCATTTGCTTATGGAGATTTGTTCTAAAACTCCATGAGAAAAAAGATCCTATCTGTTTTGCTTTCTTTAGCAGCCCTCAGTACGTATGCAAGTCCCTTCTGTGATTCATGCATGAAGATCCGGATCGGAAAGATCAATGCAGCCGACTACAATATCACAGGCGCTACTGTTACCCATAATAAAAAGTGGGGACAGGTCGAATTTGAGATACGTGTGGCAGGAAGAGCGGGGGCCAGCATATCCATCCCCCGTGGCCAGTTTGATGAAGCCCCCATTGATGCTTATGTATTTGTAACCACCCTCAATGCAGAAGATATTGGTTTCTCAAAAACAGCAGGCATTGTAGCCCTTGCATTAACGGCTCACCCTGATTTTGATGACACCCCTTTATTTGATGAGAATGGAGATGGTGATTATGCAAACGATAAGATCCACTGGCACCCACATTGGGTGGTACTGGTAGAAGACAAAAGAGTGGCGGGAGGTTTCTCCGTTAAACAGTTCGATAAAAATGATAAAACAGTCAAACTGCCGCCTACCAACCCGGGGTTAGCTGCCTATTTTGATTCCCCGGGTTTCCAGGTGATCACAGCAGGTAACGCCATTCGTGTAGTAGTGCCTGATTACAGGATAAGGTTTAAAACATCCTTTAAGTTTGATGCCTTATCATCCTATTTACAGGTGAATACCAGTAAAGAGAATATGCCGATGATCGGCGTATATAAAGTATACAATATCCTGTCTAAGAAGTTATCACTGCCTTATAGCGTGAAATAAAAAAGGGAAGCAAATGCTTCCCTTTTTTAAGGCAATTTAAAAATTACAGGCAAAGTATACTGCGCCATAACAAATTTATTATTTTGTTTACCAGGGTTCCAGTCCGGCATAGCAGCTATAACACGCATGGCTTCTTCTTCCAGTCCGCCTCCTTTTGCGCTGCTGATAGTTTTCACCTGTTCAATCTTCCCGGTTTTATTTATCACGAACATTACAACCACTATTCCTGAGATCTTCTGTTTAAGAGCTTCCTTTGGGTATTTGATGTTACTGTCCAGGTATCGCATCAGGGAATCATTACCACCCTTAAAGGTTGGCGGTTGTTCTACCACTGTAAAGATATCATCCTCATCCGTAACAATTCCCTCATCAGCAATTCCAATGATCGCCCGCTCCTTATCACCTGACTCTGTTCGCTCTTTACTTCTCTCTGCAACCGCATACAAACAATAATCTGTCAGTTCCTTTGCTTTAGCGGGCGAAAACTTCAGTCCCCTGAAGTAGGCTGCTGTTTGCTCCTCTTCTTCAATCTCAGTCCGGTATACAACTATGATCACGTCATCAAACACTTCTATGTTCTTATTCATGGTCTGTAACAGCGGGGCAGCAAGAGCAGTTTTTTCATAGGTAAATAAATTACCCGGCAAATATATGGAATTACTTCAATATCATTTCAGCCTCACTCAGTTTCCACAGGTTATCATAGAAGCCAGACATCTTTACTTCATCCACACCTGTCATCAGCATTTTGGCATCGTAGATCATGAAATCAGGGAAACCGCTGGCACCGGCAAAATACTGGTTAGCATAAGCTGCTTTCATACCTGTTAAACCACTTCCACTTACAACTGCAACAGAGGCTGTATTGGAACCTGTGAGCGGCCAGACAAAACAGGCACTGATCTCTTCACCTGTCCATTGTTTACTGCCTGCAGTAACTTTATTACGTTCTACCTGTATGGGGCAATTAGCCAGCAGGGTGTTCCATGCTTTGTTGATACTTTTATTCCCATAGATGATCACGCCTCGGTCTTTGTATTTATCCAGTGCATATTCTTTATCTGAAATAATATCTACAGCTCCGTTACCGCGGTAATACCAGGTTTCCGCATCATAACGCGCTTTGTTGAAACTCCATTCATTCTCCTCGCGTGATCCGCCTGTGCTATACACAAAAACCATCCTGTTATTGAAAGCGTCCTTCAATGTGCCATAACGGTGCGGGCCTTTTTCATCCAGAGAAGGCTGCTGATGCGCTGCCCATTTTCCATTTGTATGCAGCAGATAAAGCGGGCCATTGTTTTTAGAAGTGATCTCCGTTCCATCAATACTCACTTTCACATCTGATCCCGCAGCAAAATCATGGAGGTCGAGTTTCAGCAAGCGCACGTTTTCTGTAGTACCATTGATGGTTTTAGCTCCCCTGTTCCTGTTAAGTTTAATGCGGCTGTACTGCAAAGGATGTTCCTGTTGTTGTATGGCAGCCCAACGGAAGGAAGAAGAAATACCAGGGTTGGATGTAATAAAATCGATCACATTCACCGCTGTATCTACCGGCCGGTTATGCCATTTGAAGAAGTCGAAGATAGGTTTCCAGTCTACACTGATATCACCGAACCAATGTTCTCCTCCGGGATATTCATAATAACTGAGGTCTGTATGGAATCCACCCAGCAAACCGCGCATTTGCCTTGCATAGTTAACGGATACCGTACGGTCTGCATCTCCATGAAATACATACACACCCAGTGGTTTATAGTTTTGTACCAGTTTGATCACATCACTTTGATTGCCGGAACGCAGCAGCATTTGTTCCATGGGAGAATTGCTGCTGTCTGGAACTAACCCGTCTGCAGATCCATATCCTTTCAGCGTAGGGTATCCTGCACAGGGAGCAATAGCTGCCCATTTATCAGGATAGGTAGCACCAAGGAACCAGGTACCATGACCTCCCATAGAGTGGCCGGTAAGGTAAATATGTTGCGGGTCCGGCTGGAATTTAT
This DNA window, taken from Chitinophaga niabensis, encodes the following:
- a CDS encoding SusC/RagA family TonB-linked outer membrane protein; translation: MRLTVILLTAVMLQANASGLAQTVTLSGKEIPLKKIFTAIKQQTGYVVFSNTNTINDAQHVSLSVRDMPLRDLLDIVLKDFPVSYLIKDKTIVLSRKVVPPVNFLEIPAPPAEISGVIRSATGEVLQGVSVRIKNTSSGTSTGPNGEFSFLRVPENAVVIISMLGYETMEIGIRKTGKGYTAYAVNNAQSGGVKSSEGNMVNINVTLNKKELEMQDVVVTGYMNVNKGMYVGAVYSVKADDIRIGGETSIDQMLQGVVPGMSVMVQSGQVGATPKIRIRGTSTILGNQEPLWVVDGVIQRDPLPIPSGSGALAGDPGELRLIASNAISWLNPNDIDNITVLKDASATAIYGSQAANGVIVLTTKKARPGQLSVSYSGSFSVGQRPTYGTYDLMNSQELMQFSKEVYQGRDSYTYEVLPIGYGGLIQQLQDKTIDFATYTERYRKMENQNTDWFSALFRNTFNQNHNVSIAGGTDRIVNRTSFSMQQQKGEAKGNDLKTFTASSNTTLRFGSRLTVNLMLNGSIRETDGFTYGVSPFDYAYNTSRTIPMYNDDGTLFYHEKRGEGSTSIPNKTSYLYNIQNEINNTGTKNTTTTLSSTVDVRLQVLKGLEYQGLLSYTTASSNVKSFATELSYFITQKRGYEFGSVPSNSPEELSSRLPFGGLAQLEAASNKGYTFRNSLVYNKQFGHLHNMILQGGVEARSSLAEGNTATRYGYLRYRGESYAPVPLAPTFIVGSGLENLHESMRLNSRIVNQESNYLSEYFSAVYGFDQRYIINFNGRLDASNRFGQDKNKKFQPTWSVGGRWRVGNEKFMQRVKWLNSFDLSATYGYQGNAVEAVSPYLIATDGGLSQIFRQYTLNIKSLPYPDLGWEKTKTWNLGLDFSLWNGRFNAAANWYKKSSNILASRQVPVENGMNSAIVFGSLMENTGYDLIISLIPVRTKDFSWQFSVNTGLARNILKQNERVNTREDYLNGSAIVNGESYSTFYSYAFAGLDRTNGRPTFRYMDIKPTQNDLDYLVKSGKLEPDFSGGFNTMLRYKNISLSAQFAMAFGATKRLPLYYNNNGAPTPEQNVPRALKDRWKQPGDEQHTNIPSIPPGNPRRFEFSLPLLNSVFVTPYQLYNQSDIMTASADFIRCRSIGMNYEFTQKLLKPMRIKRLSTSLSMTNPFLVVFDDAWRGYDPETAGWPARRMANLSFNMTF
- a CDS encoding FecR domain-containing protein, encoding MTENIHYIAGLIGKHLENSLNAEENSALEEWINSSENNRSLFNEINDQQQLTANLHRFYAYDSDRISAKIREQIPAFGQPVQKPARIVHSRWKWAAAAAVLLLAGSTYLLLTDQQKQPPVVVAADPVTIAPGKEGAILTLADGREVVLDSLGNGVIAQQNGTSVVLSNGQLIYDPARENASGMQYNQMTTPKGRQFRVTLPDGTKVWLNAASSIRYPTVFAENERKVEVFGEACFEVAKDARKPFLVTVNNKAEISVLGTLFNVNAYENEEAINTTLLNGSVKVAIPSSARADGVILKPGQQARIGMHKATEEIQVLNNEDLEKVMAWKNGLFNFEGAHLEEVMRQLERWYNIDVVYENGIPDIRFLGEMSRQIALADLLEILRRTEVDFRVEGRKLIVLNK
- a CDS encoding RNA polymerase sigma factor, with amino-acid sequence MSINQAYEERALISSFQQGEHKALHQIYELYMRPLCFFTEQLISNTMAAEDIVSECFINAFQRKENFPTLGQLKAFLFTAAKNAALNYLKAQKRHDDIHHSIERGAERFTIDAENAYIKTEVMQVIFGEIEKLPPQCRQVVRLSVVEGKRAQEIAEELNMAYQTVLNQKAKGISLLRTALLKNELLSLPGLAFALFLLQR
- a CDS encoding energy transducer TonB, which produces MPGNLFTYEKTALAAPLLQTMNKNIEVFDDVIIVVYRTEIEEEEQTAAYFRGLKFSPAKAKELTDYCLYAVAERSKERTESGDKERAIIGIADEGIVTDEDDIFTVVEQPPTFKGGNDSLMRYLDSNIKYPKEALKQKISGIVVVMFVINKTGKIEQVKTISSAKGGGLEEEAMRVIAAMPDWNPGKQNNKFVMAQYTLPVIFKLP
- a CDS encoding alpha/beta hydrolase-fold protein codes for the protein MNKLHYALLLVLTCMQAPAFSQDTYQFKQGLMVTSPQRYGREAIYTDHLAYQLYTNQLKTPIEGATFGNGDNGQPLVWQAVTADSANRLFRRGGGRGAFGRGAYMYLTYQSEKAGPALLNIKGNSGLYFNGEPHTGDPYSSGWLYIPVQLKKGLNEIYVRGAMITASLSFPAKTLQLITEDPTMPAIVIGEKNDALQGAVVVMNTSSKEWKGLQYRVTLQGKQVTTAIPAIPPMSSRKVPFSFDGSAVNATGKPECSIALLDKNAVVDEKKIIVEAVTAADKYSSTFISEIDGSLQYFAVAPQLNGTKKGSALFLSVHGAGVEAIGQARAYQSKDWGTLVAATNRRPRGFNWEDWGRLDALEVLSIARNKFQPDPQHIYLTGHSMGGHGTWFLGATYPDKWAAIAPCAGYPTLKGYGSADGLVPDSSNSPMEQMLLRSGNQSDVIKLVQNYKPLGVYVFHGDADRTVSVNYARQMRGLLGGFHTDLSYYEYPGGEHWFGDISVDWKPIFDFFKWHNRPVDTAVNVIDFITSNPGISSSFRWAAIQQQEHPLQYSRIKLNRNRGAKTINGTTENVRLLKLDLHDFAAGSDVKVSIDGTEITSKNNGPLYLLHTNGKWAAHQQPSLDEKGPHRYGTLKDAFNNRMVFVYSTGGSREENEWSFNKARYDAETWYYRGNGAVDIISDKEYALDKYKDRGVIIYGNKSINKAWNTLLANCPIQVERNKVTAGSKQWTGEEISACFVWPLTGSNTASVAVVSGSGLTGMKAAYANQYFAGASGFPDFMIYDAKMLMTGVDEVKMSGFYDNLWKLSEAEMILK